The following DNA comes from Candidatus Zixiibacteriota bacterium.
CGCCCAACATCCCGCTGCTCTATGGATTATGAAATAAGCAAGCTTCGATTGTTGGGTATTATTTTAAGAACTCTATAAAAAGGCCGGACAGCAGTGAAAATTTATAAATAAGCAGGGTTAGTAACTTGCTGTCTATATAATATATTTATTCTGCTAAAATCATATCTATATATTAATTGTTGCAGCGTGAAACGCCTTAACAATCGAGTCTGAGTTAAGTGACCCGAACTCTGCCGATATAAAGCAAAAGCACAGATTTAACCATCAGGATTAATTGTTTTTCAATCAAATGGGGTAGAGAATGTTAAGGGATCACATTGAAGGAGTTAGAAAGCTTCTGCTTTTCACATACTTAATTGTTATTTCACTTAGTTTTAAGGCTTCATTGTTTATCGAATCATTAATAGAAACCGGAAACTTGGAGTCTGGTTTTTACAACAACTTGTTAATATCGGTGATACTTATCTGGGGATTAGTGTTATGGTATCATAGGGACTGTTATTTTTTCAGGCTAAAATCAAATTTGGAAACATTGAAGCCAATTACCAAGGCATCCATTAAGGCTTCGACTATATTCCTTGGTTTTATATATTTTTCCGGCTATAATGTGCAATCTCAATTTCAAATAGTGCTTTTCTTATTAGTGAGTTTTTTAGCCTTAAGTTTATTGCAGTTGTTTGTAAATGTAAGTTTACACTATTTCCGCAAAAGAGGCTATAATTATCAGACAATCGTTATTGTGGGCAAAAATGATAAAGCCAAAGAATTTGCCAACAAAATACTAAGCAATGCTCATTGGGGTTTTAAGATAATCGGTTATGTGGATTGCGGTATAGATTCCGGCAATGGCTCGGATAAAATGCGCTCCCGACTTAATAATATATCTGAAATTGGCATGCTTGATGACTTGCCTGATATTATTAAATCCCATCAGGTGGACTGGGTTGTTTTTGCATTGGAAAATGACAAGCTGAAATTTATTGAATCAACTGTTGATGATTGTCAGATTATGGGTACGCGGGTAGCAATTTTAGCCAATCTCTATCCTCCCAAGTATGCCGAGATGCGTGCCGCCGACTTTTTTGAATATCCGATTCTTTTGTATGATAATACCAAGCAAAGCGGTTCTTATCATTTTGTTAAAAGTATAATTGACCGCATAGGAGCAGCGGCCGGATTAATTTTAATTTCTCCATTTTTACTTTTTGCCTCGATTGCTATCAAGATATTTTCAAAAGGTTCGATTCTATTTAAACAGGAACGTTTAGGCCTTAATGGTAAAAAATTTACAATGTATAAATTTCGAACTATGGTTCCTAACGCTGAAAAGCTTAAAGCCAATTTGGAGGAATATAACGAAATGAGCGGTCCGGTCTTTAAAATTAAAGATGATCCCAGAATTACTCCAGTCGGCAGATTGCTTCGAAAAACCTCAATTGATGAATTGCCCCAGATATTTAATGTTCTCAAAGGCGATATGTCATTTGTGGGACCTCGTCCTCCTTTGCTAAAAGAAGTCAAACAATACGACCCCTGGCAGAGGCGAAGATTGTCGATTAAGCCGGGTATAACATGTTTATGGCAGGTTGGCGGAAGAAACAATGTCAATTTTGACAACTGGATGAAATTAGACCTTGAATATATTGACAATAGATCTATTTGGCTTGATACCAAAATATTAGCCAGAACAATTCCCGCTGTATTCAATGGCAAAGGCGCCAGTTAGATATGTCAAATATTTTAGTGATTGATAATAATGAGCACATCACCTGTCTAATTAAAGATATTCTGACTCGTGAAAACTATAATGTGGATTGCGCCTATAGCGGCTTTAACGCTTTAAATTTAATCGACCAAAAAGAATATGAATTAATTTTTGTAGATTTAGACCTTCCGGATACAAACGGCATTAATCTTATAAATAAAATCAAAAAGATATCACCCCAGACTCTGTCAATTATCATTTCTGCTCATTATGATTTTGATTGGGCCATCGAATCAATTAAAACGGGAGTGTACCAGTATATAAAAAAACCATTCGATATAGATGAAATTAATAAAGTTGCCGAGGCTGCCATAAAAGAACAAAACAGGATGGTTAATTCCGGGTATGCGTACAAATATGAAGCTAATCATGATAACCAGAACAGGGTTAAAAACGTTGTGCATTTTTCGACAAGCGCCATAATCGCAGCGTTATCTCTTCTGGTTGGGTTTTTTATTCAACAGCAAATATTTCAATGGCAAAGACTGCCGCTATTCTGGGGCAATAAAGAGATTATTTATCTTCTGTTTTCGTTTATATGTTGCTACAGCTTTATATTTATTACGCTCAAACGGAGAATTTGCTTTTCCGGGAAAAAGAATCTCTTTATAAATAGTTTTAAATGCCTAACTTTCTCAAATATTCTATTCATGGCTATTATGTTTGCCGCAACCACTTTCCATGAAACCCGCATGGCTATTTTTATAGGGTATGGAATTGGAGTTGGCGGTTTTTACATTAACAGCTTTAGACTGGTTCCCCAAATAATGAGATTTATATCATATAAGCGTGAGGGCAAAAAGAAGCTCACAATAAAGGGATTTAACGAAATTGAAAAGCCTGTCTCAACATCTGAAAGTGATAAAATTCTAAAATCTGAGTTTCGAGAAAAAAGCAAATCCGTTTTGTAGCTAACGAAAACTTATATTATCTTGTGGTTGGGGTAAGTTTGTATGTGCTGCCGGTTTTCAGACCTGACTACCGGTTGGGTGAAGAACATCCGACCCCACAGTTTTATACCGATGTCGTCAGGAAAGGATTCCTGACGACGCGAAAAGCAGAGCACCCGCCGCGGCGGACTGACGACGCGTAATGCTGCCTGCGCCTACACGCCGCAATGCCGCCTGCGCCTACGCGATATTCTATGTGTTGTCGGAAGTTGCTTCCGACAATTCCGTGGTTGGTGTATGTCCCCGCTCGCCAACTTCCGTGGTTGGCGTATGTCCTTGTGCGCCAACTGGCGTTTCAATAAAATATCCCAACAAAGATAGATGACACCCGCATCATAGAGTTGACTATAAGCATATATAAATCACCAGCTTAAATCATACAGACATTTTATGGTGAACCTTTTTCGTTTGTGAAATAATTAACAAAATTACATAGAAAGTGATTGACAGACTATATTGCTATGATTAACTTTGTAACTTAATTTATCTATTAGATGAGGTGAGTAATGCCGGTTATGCCCGACAATTGGATAGTTAAGATGGCTAAAGAGCACAAGATGATTGAGCCTTTTGCCGAATCACAAGCCAGAGAAAATGTAATATCTTATGGGGTCTCATCTTATGGCTATGATATCCGCGTGGCGGATGAATTCAAGATACCGGCAGATTCCGGCGGCGGCATAATCGACCCGAAAAATTTCGACTTGTCGGCATTCGATGATTACCAAGGCGACCGCTGTATAATTCCCCCGGGAAGTTTCGTTATTGCCCGAACCGTTGAGTATTTCCGCATACCCAGAAACATCCTTACGATTTGCACCGGCAAATCGACCTATTCCCGCTGCGGCTTGCTTGTTAATATAACGCCGTTCGAGCCTGAATGGGAAGGGCATGCCACATTCGCGATATCGAATATTACCAATAAGCCGGCTAAGGTTTATGCAAATGAGGGAATTGCTCAATTGATATTTCTAAAAGCCGATACTGAATGCGATGTGTCATATAAAGATAAAAAGGGCAAATATCAGGGTCAAAAAGGCATAACGATTTCAAAGGTGAAATAATTTCAGGATGTTTAGATATGGATGTTTTAAAACCAATTATGGTATTAATATAATGATAGTAGTTTTCAAGACCTTTAAATTAATAGGAGGATAAATTGAAAGAATTGCGTCTTCACGGACGCGGAGGCCAGGGAGTGGTAACTGCGGCTGAATTAATAGCCCAGGCTGCTTTCGCTGACGGTAAATATGCTCAGGCTTTCCCCGCCTTTGGTTCGGAAAGGATGGGAGCTCCGGTGCAATCATTTGTCAGGATTTCCGACAGTCCGGTGCGATGCCGGAATCAGATTTATGAACCGGATTTTCTGATTGTGCAGGACCCCACTTTAATCGGCACGGTAGATGTTACCGCCGGTTTGAAGCCTGACGGATTATTAATAATCGATACCGAGAAAGATCCGAAAGATTACAATCTCAAAACCGAGGGAAAAATTCTTACCGTCCCGGCTACAAAGATTGCTCTTGAGGTAATCGGCAGAGCGATTCAGAATACCACTTTGCTTGGCTATTTCGCGGCTGTAACTAAGATAATTTCATTCGATGGCGTGAAGAAAGCTATTGAGCATAGGTTCCCGGCGAAAATTGCGGCTAAAAATGTCGCGGCTGTCGAGAGAGCCTTCGCGTTAGTTAAGGAGGAAGCCCATGTCTAAACCGATTCTTTTAACAGTAGGGCCGGGCACTTCCAAAGTCAATAAGACCGGAGCTTGGAGAACGCTTATGCCGGTATTCAAGCACGAGAACTGCAACGATTGCCGTATCTGTGTTACTGTTTGCCCTGATGCCTGCGTATTCGGGCAGGACAGCAAATACAATGCTAATATGGATTACTGCAAAGGGTGCGGTATCTGCGCCTATGAATGTCCGGTCGATGACATTGATATGGTACTGGAGGTGAAATGAGGAAGTTTATTGAAGGCTCGATGGCGGTATCTCAATCGGTTAAGCTTTGCCGTCCGGATGTTATTGCTGCTTATCCTATCACGCCGCAGACCCATATTGTTGAATTCTTAGCGAAGATAGTCGCCGATGGCGAATTGAAAACAGAATTCATAAATGTCGAATCAGAGTTTGGCGCCGCCTCAGTAGTGCTTGGCGCCGCCGCAGTTGGAACCAGAGCTTATTCGGCTACTACAGCCCAGGGGCTTATACTGATGGCTGAGGTGCTGTACAATATCGCCGGTATGAGATTACCCCTTGTGGTTACAGTTGCCAACAGGGCTATGTCCGCTCCGATTAGTATCTGGAACGATCATTCCGATATTGTCGTACTTCGAGATGCCGGAATTATCATGCTTTTCGCTGAGGATGCTCAGGAACTTATGGATATGCATCCGCAGGCTTACAAGATTGCGGAGAATCCCGAAATATCTCTGCCGGTTACCGTGAACATGGATGGTTTCATTCTGACTCACGCTTTCGAGCCGGTTGATATGCTCGACCAGAAAACCGTAGATGATTTCCTGCCGCCGATTAAGCCGGTTGCTAAATTGGATATTGAAAACCCAATTACAATGGGGCTTCTGGCGGAACCAACTTGGTATATGGAAACCCGTTATAAACTTAAAGAGACAATGGAAGACTCGCTTGCGATTATCGAAAAAACCGCTGAAGAATTCAAGGCTTTAACCGGCCGCTGGTATGGCGGATTAATCGATACCTACAGGATGGAAGACGCTGAAACCGCTTTTGTGGCGATGGGTTCGCTTGTTGGCACAATAAAAGATGTTGTCGACACGTTGAGAGCCAAGGGCGAGAAAGTCGGCGTTTTGAAAATCAGAAGTTTCCGGCCGTTTCCTTTTGAGAAAATTCGTGAGACCTGCGCCAACCTTAAGCAGTTGGTTGTTATCGATAAATCATACTCAAACGGTTTCGGAAGCATCCTTCAGGAGGAACTGAAAGCTTGCTTCTATAATCAGAAACATCAGCCGCTTATTTCCGGTTTCGTAGCCGGTCTTGGCGGACGTGATATTCCACCGAAATCTCTTATTGATGCTTACAAAAAATCACAGGGCAAAGAAGTCATTAACCAATTTGTCGACCTTAGAACAGAAGTGTTGGGAGGTTAATTATGGCAGAAACAACTAAGAAAAGAAAAGAAAAACCTCCGGTAACAGAACCATTATTTACCAGCGGTCACCGCGCCTGCGCCGGCTGCGGCGAGGCATTAGGCGCCAAGCTGATTATGAATGCTGCCGGTCCGAATACAATGGTAGTAACCAGCACCGGCTGCCTTGAGGTGTTTTCGACACCGTACCCGGAATCCGCTTGGCGGGTGCCGTGGATACATTCGCTGTTTGAGAACTCATCCGCAGTTGCCTGCGGCGTGGATGCAGGTTTGCGCGCTCTCGGCAAAAGAGAGAATGTCAATGTTATCGCGCAGGGCGGCGATGGCGGCACTGCCGATATCGGAATTGGCTGTTTGTCGGGGATGCTTGAACGCAACCAGCGGGTTTTATATGTCTGTTATGACAACGAAGCCTATATGAACACCGGCGTTCAGCGTTCCGGTCTAACGCCGTTTGATACTAATACAACTACATCGCCAGCCGGCAAGGAATCGTTTGGCAATCCGATTGGTAAAAAGCCGCTGCTTCAGATTGTAGCCGCACACAATATCGCGTATGCGGCTTCGGCAACAGTCGGTTTCCCGGCGGATGTCCAGTCGAAAACCAAGAAAGCGCTGGCTATTAAGGGCGCTACGTTCATTCACCTTCATGTACCCTGCCCGCTGGGTTGGGCATATAGTACCGAGAAAACGGTTGAAATCGCCCGTCTGGCGGTATATACCGGATTGTTCCCGATTATCGAGATGAGGTATGGCGAGGTTACTCGTGTACGCAAAATCAAGAATGACCTCAAGCCGGTAGCCGAGTATCTCAAACTACAGGGACGCTACCGCCACCTATTTGCAGCGGATGAGGGCAAGAAGGAGCTGGAGAAAATCCAGGCGATAGCTGACGCTAATATTGAGAAATTTGGCTTGGCTTAATTAGGGGTTGCAATTTAGTTTGATTGATGGAAGGGCTGTCTGTTTGGCAGCCCTTTTTTTGTTATGATTTTACATAGAGTATTACGATAGGTGATATTAAGTCCTTACGCTCTTTGTATAAATTATCAACAAACTGTGTATTAAGATTTTCTTGATTTTATTTGACTAAATGCATAGCTTCCTGTTTTCCGAATTGGGACACCCGGGGAATATTTATTGATTTACGATAATATCAAATAGTTTTAGTATCGTAGGGCAGGATTCGGAAATTGCTAATATAACGAAATACATTGCAGTAGTTTAT
Coding sequences within:
- a CDS encoding sugar transferase; protein product: MLRDHIEGVRKLLLFTYLIVISLSFKASLFIESLIETGNLESGFYNNLLISVILIWGLVLWYHRDCYFFRLKSNLETLKPITKASIKASTIFLGFIYFSGYNVQSQFQIVLFLLVSFLALSLLQLFVNVSLHYFRKRGYNYQTIVIVGKNDKAKEFANKILSNAHWGFKIIGYVDCGIDSGNGSDKMRSRLNNISEIGMLDDLPDIIKSHQVDWVVFALENDKLKFIESTVDDCQIMGTRVAILANLYPPKYAEMRAADFFEYPILLYDNTKQSGSYHFVKSIIDRIGAAAGLILISPFLLFASIAIKIFSKGSILFKQERLGLNGKKFTMYKFRTMVPNAEKLKANLEEYNEMSGPVFKIKDDPRITPVGRLLRKTSIDELPQIFNVLKGDMSFVGPRPPLLKEVKQYDPWQRRRLSIKPGITCLWQVGGRNNVNFDNWMKLDLEYIDNRSIWLDTKILARTIPAVFNGKGAS
- a CDS encoding response regulator; amino-acid sequence: MSNILVIDNNEHITCLIKDILTRENYNVDCAYSGFNALNLIDQKEYELIFVDLDLPDTNGINLINKIKKISPQTLSIIISAHYDFDWAIESIKTGVYQYIKKPFDIDEINKVAEAAIKEQNRMVNSGYAYKYEANHDNQNRVKNVVHFSTSAIIAALSLLVGFFIQQQIFQWQRLPLFWGNKEIIYLLFSFICCYSFIFITLKRRICFSGKKNLFINSFKCLTFSNILFMAIMFAATTFHETRMAIFIGYGIGVGGFYINSFRLVPQIMRFISYKREGKKKLTIKGFNEIEKPVSTSESDKILKSEFREKSKSVL
- a CDS encoding dCTP deaminase; the protein is MPVMPDNWIVKMAKEHKMIEPFAESQARENVISYGVSSYGYDIRVADEFKIPADSGGGIIDPKNFDLSAFDDYQGDRCIIPPGSFVIARTVEYFRIPRNILTICTGKSTYSRCGLLVNITPFEPEWEGHATFAISNITNKPAKVYANEGIAQLIFLKADTECDVSYKDKKGKYQGQKGITISKVK
- a CDS encoding pyruvate ferredoxin oxidoreductase subunit gamma, with product MKELRLHGRGGQGVVTAAELIAQAAFADGKYAQAFPAFGSERMGAPVQSFVRISDSPVRCRNQIYEPDFLIVQDPTLIGTVDVTAGLKPDGLLIIDTEKDPKDYNLKTEGKILTVPATKIALEVIGRAIQNTTLLGYFAAVTKIISFDGVKKAIEHRFPAKIAAKNVAAVERAFALVKEEAHV
- a CDS encoding 4Fe-4S binding protein codes for the protein MSKPILLTVGPGTSKVNKTGAWRTLMPVFKHENCNDCRICVTVCPDACVFGQDSKYNANMDYCKGCGICAYECPVDDIDMVLEVK
- the porA gene encoding pyruvate ferredoxin oxidoreductase, with amino-acid sequence MRKFIEGSMAVSQSVKLCRPDVIAAYPITPQTHIVEFLAKIVADGELKTEFINVESEFGAASVVLGAAAVGTRAYSATTAQGLILMAEVLYNIAGMRLPLVVTVANRAMSAPISIWNDHSDIVVLRDAGIIMLFAEDAQELMDMHPQAYKIAENPEISLPVTVNMDGFILTHAFEPVDMLDQKTVDDFLPPIKPVAKLDIENPITMGLLAEPTWYMETRYKLKETMEDSLAIIEKTAEEFKALTGRWYGGLIDTYRMEDAETAFVAMGSLVGTIKDVVDTLRAKGEKVGVLKIRSFRPFPFEKIRETCANLKQLVVIDKSYSNGFGSILQEELKACFYNQKHQPLISGFVAGLGGRDIPPKSLIDAYKKSQGKEVINQFVDLRTEVLGG
- a CDS encoding pyruvate ferredoxin oxidoreductase; translation: MAETTKKRKEKPPVTEPLFTSGHRACAGCGEALGAKLIMNAAGPNTMVVTSTGCLEVFSTPYPESAWRVPWIHSLFENSSAVACGVDAGLRALGKRENVNVIAQGGDGGTADIGIGCLSGMLERNQRVLYVCYDNEAYMNTGVQRSGLTPFDTNTTTSPAGKESFGNPIGKKPLLQIVAAHNIAYAASATVGFPADVQSKTKKALAIKGATFIHLHVPCPLGWAYSTEKTVEIARLAVYTGLFPIIEMRYGEVTRVRKIKNDLKPVAEYLKLQGRYRHLFAADEGKKELEKIQAIADANIEKFGLA